From the genome of Mugil cephalus isolate CIBA_MC_2020 chromosome 2, CIBA_Mcephalus_1.1, whole genome shotgun sequence, one region includes:
- the LOC125003723 gene encoding myelin-oligodendrocyte glycoprotein-like, which translates to MDVTKLLAFVIFGSFTGVEKRPIINQTQPIKVQEGSNLTLQCQTDPEINLKDFTLDWKRVDIKNVADCMVYSRRGGKDHPHPQMQRYKNRAELIKEDLTRGRMTLLIPTVQQSDSGHFRCFIPKFSVSFVFNINVTKDQETTTKREDVAMTTSPGYRVVNPTVSGPVEKRNHWIILGVCICFLLVLGFIVGVLVKNRGIRI; encoded by the exons AAAAACGTCCCATCATCAACCAGACTCAGCCGATTAAAGTACAAGAAGGATCTAATTTGACTCTACAGTGTCAAACTGATCCAGAGATCAACCTAAAGGACTTCACCTTGGACTGGAAGAGAGTGGACATCAAAAACGTCGCAGACTGCATGGTCTACTCCCGTCGAGGTGGGAAGGATCATCCTCATCCACAGATGCAGCGAtacaagaacagagcagagctgattaAAGAGGACCTGACCAGAGGACGGATGACTCTACTGATCCCCACAGTCCAGCAGTCTGACTCAGGACACTTCAGATGCTTCATCCCAAAGTTCAgcgtcagctttgttttcaacattAACG TGACGAAGGACCAAGAGACGAcgacaaagagagaggatgtcGCCATGACGACGTCTCCAGGATACAGAGTCGTGAACCCCACTGTGTCTg gtcCTGTAGAGAAGAGAAACCACTGGATCATTCttggtgtctgtatttgtttcctccttgttcttgGTTTCATCGTTGGAGTCCTGGTGAAGAACAGAGGGATCA